From a single Bremerella cremea genomic region:
- a CDS encoding PVC-type heme-binding CxxCH protein: MRSLPLIAIAASTLFPFFAAPGLAAEFTPLALTVPEGYTVELAAAPPLVDYPIMANFDDQGRLYVAANSGENLSREDLEKQLPGFIQRLEDTNGDGQYDKSTLFVDQLTFPQGCLWHAGSLYVASSGALWRFTDNNDDGVADHREKIVGDFGYTGNAADIHGPFLGPDGRIYWCDGRHGHEIADKSGALVSKGKAARIFSCRPDGSDVQTFCTGGMDNPVEVVFTPEGEILGTVNLFYGAPRGDCLVHWQYGGVYPRKDYAQILEQEFIRTGDLLKEVVNFGHVAVSGLCRYEGDQWGNDNRGALFITQFNTGRIVRVKLGDANGTYQAEEIEDFLIADNHDFHPTDILQDKDGSLLVIDTGGWFRIGCPQSEIAKPDVRGAIYRIRRKPISESPEASPTTEATQIAEAQRQIWKLRRQESPESLKTLTGYLASEHSGVRQTAIRALLDWPNLETNTELMTKLVQHATTGEPAERRVAAWVLARWQGLEANDIPTVLDALANDKVSLEERHAIILNVIMSGQREALNKTLLAQDERVSKAAAIALEQLRRPTIAIADRHWLDIPAASLGAKLTDPERQQLLQLQADLPAGNAAHGQKLFSDARTACNKCHQVNGEGGQVGPDLTTIGRSRSRLDLMESILFPSATFARGFAPYTVLTDDGKVVSGIILGEGADQIRLGIDKDQSVTLTSPQIEEIRASEVSIMPKDLAKNLSHQELADLLAYLESLSGTK, translated from the coding sequence ATGCGTAGCCTACCTTTGATCGCGATTGCCGCTTCAACGCTTTTCCCATTCTTTGCCGCACCAGGTCTCGCCGCCGAGTTCACTCCGCTGGCACTTACGGTACCTGAGGGATACACCGTGGAACTCGCGGCGGCGCCTCCTTTGGTCGATTACCCTATTATGGCCAATTTCGACGACCAAGGGCGTCTCTATGTGGCTGCCAACTCAGGCGAGAACCTCTCGCGCGAAGACCTTGAAAAGCAACTACCTGGCTTTATCCAACGCTTGGAAGACACCAATGGAGATGGCCAGTACGACAAATCGACCCTGTTTGTCGACCAGCTCACCTTCCCGCAAGGATGTCTCTGGCACGCAGGCTCGTTGTACGTGGCATCGAGCGGGGCACTTTGGAGATTTACCGATAACAACGACGATGGTGTGGCGGACCATCGAGAAAAGATCGTGGGTGATTTTGGCTATACCGGCAACGCGGCGGATATCCATGGTCCTTTCTTAGGTCCAGATGGCCGAATCTACTGGTGCGATGGAAGACATGGGCACGAAATCGCAGACAAGTCCGGGGCGTTGGTCAGCAAGGGCAAAGCGGCCCGCATCTTTTCGTGCCGTCCCGACGGTAGCGATGTCCAAACATTTTGCACTGGCGGAATGGACAACCCGGTGGAAGTCGTTTTCACCCCCGAAGGAGAGATATTAGGGACCGTCAACCTCTTCTACGGAGCCCCACGCGGCGACTGCTTGGTCCATTGGCAATATGGGGGTGTCTATCCGCGAAAAGACTACGCACAAATTCTTGAGCAAGAGTTCATTCGGACTGGGGACCTCCTGAAAGAAGTCGTTAACTTCGGCCATGTCGCCGTATCTGGGCTTTGTCGGTACGAAGGCGATCAATGGGGCAATGACAACCGTGGCGCGTTATTTATCACCCAGTTCAATACCGGTCGAATTGTGCGTGTAAAATTGGGCGACGCCAACGGTACCTACCAAGCCGAAGAGATCGAAGACTTCTTAATCGCAGACAACCACGACTTCCATCCAACCGATATTCTTCAAGACAAAGATGGCTCGCTGCTGGTGATTGATACCGGCGGATGGTTTCGTATAGGTTGTCCTCAGTCTGAAATTGCCAAGCCAGATGTGCGTGGTGCCATCTATCGGATTCGCCGGAAGCCGATCAGCGAATCCCCGGAAGCTTCGCCCACAACCGAAGCAACACAGATCGCCGAAGCACAACGTCAGATCTGGAAACTGCGTCGCCAGGAATCGCCGGAGTCGCTCAAGACGCTGACCGGATATCTAGCTAGTGAACACTCCGGCGTTCGTCAAACGGCGATTCGCGCCTTGCTCGATTGGCCCAACCTGGAAACGAACACCGAGTTAATGACCAAATTGGTCCAGCATGCGACGACCGGCGAACCAGCCGAACGACGCGTTGCAGCATGGGTTTTGGCCCGTTGGCAAGGTCTTGAAGCAAACGATATTCCCACGGTTCTCGACGCCTTGGCCAACGACAAGGTCAGCCTTGAAGAGAGACACGCAATCATCCTCAACGTTATCATGAGTGGCCAACGTGAAGCGCTCAACAAAACACTGCTGGCCCAAGACGAGCGAGTTAGCAAGGCCGCGGCCATCGCCCTGGAACAATTGCGTCGTCCTACGATTGCGATTGCCGATCGGCACTGGCTCGATATCCCTGCTGCTTCTCTCGGAGCCAAGCTAACCGATCCCGAACGCCAGCAGCTTTTACAATTGCAAGCCGATCTGCCTGCGGGAAATGCTGCGCACGGGCAGAAGCTATTTAGTGATGCGCGAACGGCTTGCAACAAATGCCATCAGGTCAACGGAGAAGGTGGCCAGGTTGGCCCCGATTTAACAACCATCGGGCGAAGCCGATCGCGGCTCGACTTAATGGAATCGATCCTCTTCCCCAGTGCGACCTTCGCCAGAGGCTTCGCACCTTACACCGTGCTAACCGACGACGGCAAAGTGGTCAGCGGGATCATCCTCGGAGAAGGCGCCGACCAAATCCGCCTCGGCATCGACAAAGACCAATCGGTGACCCTGACCTCGCCTCAGATTGAAGAAATCCGAGCAAGCGAAGTCTCGATCATGCCCAAAGACCTAGCCAAAAACCTATCCCACCAAGAACTAGCAGACCTGCTCGCCTACTTGGAATCGCTATCGGGAACCAAATAG